In Thermodesulfobacteriota bacterium, a single window of DNA contains:
- a CDS encoding IS3 family transposase — translation MAREYIGEGNKVSKVLSAVDMSRSTYYYRANEGRKGRKPDRYVMHSSGGLFPEQRVIEEIKDLLSKEFVNYGYIKVSRYLKDLGYIINKKRVYRIMKENRLLLKMRIRSLGKREFVKEIRMSAERPYEKLQMDIKYVYVQGERKNVYLLSVMDIFSRKVLGYRVSGSMRQGAVIGLMDEVILKTAFPKEVTIRTDNGSQFIAHKVRDYLKGINIEQEFTHVSSPRENGYIESLHSILEEEVIEKFEFESLEHLRCILDRYFRFYNGERIHSGIGYKSPDRFLREYQNGEEKLAEYG, via the coding sequence GTGGCAAGGGAATACATAGGAGAGGGGAATAAGGTGTCAAAGGTACTGTCGGCGGTGGATATGAGCAGGAGCACCTATTACTACAGAGCTAATGAGGGGAGAAAGGGGAGGAAACCGGATAGGTATGTGATGCATAGTAGCGGGGGACTGTTCCCGGAGCAAAGGGTGATAGAGGAGATAAAGGATCTTCTCTCTAAGGAGTTTGTTAACTATGGGTACATCAAGGTTAGCAGATACTTGAAGGACCTGGGGTATATCATCAACAAGAAGCGAGTATACCGGATAATGAAGGAGAACAGGCTTTTACTCAAGATGAGAATAAGGTCCTTGGGGAAGAGGGAGTTTGTGAAGGAAATAAGGATGAGTGCAGAGAGGCCATATGAGAAACTACAGATGGACATAAAGTATGTATATGTTCAAGGGGAGAGGAAGAATGTATATCTGCTAAGTGTTATGGACATATTCAGCAGGAAGGTGCTGGGGTACAGGGTGTCAGGGAGCATGAGGCAAGGGGCAGTTATAGGACTTATGGACGAGGTTATTTTAAAGACCGCTTTTCCTAAGGAAGTAACGATCAGGACAGACAATGGGAGCCAGTTTATAGCGCACAAGGTGAGGGATTATCTTAAGGGGATAAATATAGAGCAGGAGTTTACTCACGTATCATCGCCTCGGGAGAATGGGTATATAGAGTCGTTGCATAGTATATTGGAGGAGGAGGTAATAGAGAAGTTTGAGTTTGAGAGTTTAGAACACCTGAGGTGTATACTGGACAGATATTTCCGGTTCTACAATGGGGAGAGAATCCATTCCGGGATCGGGTACAAGTCACCGGATAGATTTCTCAGGGAGTATCAAAATGGAGAAGAAAAGTTAGCTGAATACGGTTAA
- a CDS encoding transposase codes for MKRKRWTAEEKLAFIQEAESEGVVATCRRYGIYASAYYQWKRRYDAMGIEGLSSRKSRDPEFERLMRENQRLKQLLADKELELSIKESLLKKTLQRKKREG; via the coding sequence ATGAAGAGAAAGAGATGGACAGCAGAAGAGAAATTGGCTTTTATTCAGGAAGCGGAAAGCGAGGGAGTAGTAGCAACCTGCAGGAGGTACGGGATATACGCATCGGCTTATTATCAGTGGAAGAGGAGATATGATGCGATGGGGATAGAGGGGTTAAGCAGTAGGAAGAGCAGGGATCCAGAGTTTGAGAGGTTGATGAGAGAGAATCAGAGGTTAAAGCAGCTATTAGCGGATAAGGAGCTGGAGTTAAGCATCAAGGAATCGCTGCTTAAAAAAACACTCCAGAGAAAAAAGAGAGAAGGATAG